The genome window TCTCGACACCCGCCGCGCGACCTCCTCGAACGCGAGCAGTGCGCGCTGGTGAGCCACGTCGGACGCCGGCATGTCCCTGATCACGGATTCATCGTGTCCTGAACCGGCGGTGGGTACCACCAAGGGCTGTGAAGAACCGTCATGGAACGAAGGCCTCGAGCCTCGCGCCGGTGCCGTCCAGGTAGCTGTCCGACCAGAGGTACACGCGTCCGTCCACCGGGATCGGGCTGCCCTGGTAGGCGTAGCCGGAGGAGAGCGTGCTCACCCGCCCGAGCAGGGCACCGGTGTCGCTGCTGAACATGTCGAGGCTGAACTCCGCATCCACGTAGACGACCCCGTTGGCCACGGTCGGAGGATCCTGGACGAACTCGTTGGCCGACCAGACCCTCCTGCCGGTGGCGGCATCGAAGGCGGCGAGCCCGGCGTAGGTCCCCGCGGCGCCGGCGATCACCAGCCCGTTGGCCACCGCCGGCGCGGTGATCACGGGTCCGAGGTGCGTGCTCTGCCAGACCACCGAGCCGGTCGCCGCGGAGAGCGCGTAGAGGTTGCAGCCGCTCACGTAGAGGAGCGATCCCGAGACCGTGACCGCGGACTCGCCGCAGCTGTCGAGGTACCGTGCCCAGACCACGGCGCCGGTGGCGGCGGCCAGCCGGTAGACATAGCCGTTGCTCGAGCCGACGAGGAGCGCGCTGCCGTCGATGGTCACCGCGGGGGTGGCCATGGACGCACCGAGGACGGGACTGTGCGGCCGGACCGCCCAGCGCACCCGTCCCGACGACGCGTCGACCGCGACCACCTCACCGCTCCCCCCGCCCGCGTACACCGACCGGCCGGCCGCCGCCAGCGCGGTCGGGAACAGGTCGCCGGGGCTGGGACAGGCGATGGTGGCGCCGCTGCCGCTCCTCATCCCGACGATGGCGGGGTCGTCGAGCCCGACCCAGATGCCGCCCATCGCAAAGGCCGGGGCGGACGTCTGCTGGCCCTGATTGCAGGCGTTCACGGTCCAGCGCACCGTCCCGGTGACGGTGTCGATCGCCTGTGCGTCCCCGGCGGACGAGCTCGACAGGTAGGCGGTGCCAGCGACGATCACCGGACCCGATCCGGTCACGACCGGAGTGACCATGGCGCGCTTCAGGTGCCCGACGTTGGACCGGCTCAGCGTGGTCTCGACGTTGTTGAACCGGGTGTGCTGCGCGTCGAATCCGTCCTGCCGCCAGTCGCCGGCCGGCGCACTGGTCGCGCCGACGAGAACGAGTGCCAGGGTCCCGATCACGGCGGGGGCGGCGAGTCGGGGTGTGCGCATGGTGCAGCCTCGGAGAGTCACGGCGTCGGCACCGGTGTCGGCACCGGCGTCGGCGTCGGCGTCGGCGTCGGCGTGGGCGTCGGTGTCGGTGTGGGAGTGGGTGTCGGCGTCGGTGTCGCTGTGGGCGTCGGTGTGGCTGTCGGCGTCGGTGTGGGTGTCGGCGTCGGTGTTGCTGTGGGCGTCGGTGTGGGGGTCGCCGTCGGCGTCGGTGATGCCGTCGGCGTCGGTGATGCCGTCGGCATCGGTGTCGGCACCGGCGTCGGCACCAGCGTCGGCGCGGGTGGGATGGGCGGAAGCAGGAAGAGGTCGGACAGGGATGGCACCTGCACCGTGGAGCCGCCGGACACCTGGGCATGGAGGTCCGGCACGGCCGGGAGCGAGGACCCGGAGGTGGGCGGGAGGCTCGGCGCCGGCGGCAGCGGGACCACATCGGGGTCGGTCTGCACGCCGTCCGCCGGCGAGGGGGTCGGGGATCCCACGCCCCGGGTGGACCCCTGCGCCACCGCGCCGACCGCACTCACGCGCGGCGACAGC of Candidatus Dormiibacterota bacterium contains these proteins:
- a CDS encoding PQQ-binding-like beta-propeller repeat protein, encoding MRTPRLAAPAVIGTLALVLVGATSAPAGDWRQDGFDAQHTRFNNVETTLSRSNVGHLKRAMVTPVVTGSGPVIVAGTAYLSSSSAGDAQAIDTVTGTVRWTVNACNQGQQTSAPAFAMGGIWVGLDDPAIVGMRSGSGATIACPSPGDLFPTALAAAGRSVYAGGGSGEVVAVDASSGRVRWAVRPHSPVLGASMATPAVTIDGSALLVGSSNGYVYRLAAATGAVVWARYLDSCGESAVTVSGSLLYVSGCNLYALSAATGSVVWQSTHLGPVITAPAVANGLVIAGAAGTYAGLAAFDAATGRRVWSANEFVQDPPTVANGVVYVDAEFSLDMFSSDTGALLGRVSTLSSGYAYQGSPIPVDGRVYLWSDSYLDGTGARLEAFVP